The proteins below come from a single Aptenodytes patagonicus chromosome 20, bAptPat1.pri.cur, whole genome shotgun sequence genomic window:
- the LOC143169212 gene encoding LOW QUALITY PROTEIN: olfactory receptor 10G4-like (The sequence of the model RefSeq protein was modified relative to this genomic sequence to represent the inferred CDS: inserted 2 bases in 2 codons; substituted 1 base at 1 genomic stop codon) has protein sequence MVVAEISGDKNSNILQTDIFAGNANPTPVHTSNKTVGYKVLGPSQNLGDERASLLVFFTIYTFTLLGNLLIRLILTADSRLWAPVHVFLGELSFLDLCFCSVFLPKMLEGFLKPLGIPISFHSCVAQPYSSQLLGRDQCFLYAVMSYGHCLALCNPLCYGAIMHRAVCVWLVAGTWLASSLXPAPHAIITSHLAYCGHIRHFFGDLPALLAMACAGTSANKAVIVFSIGDVTLGCFLSILTSYRCRARTILQICCAEGRQRAFSTCASHFTAMACFHGLCVFHLHGKXPXKGSLDRVVAVLYTVLTPLLNPLVYILRNKDVKAAGICSHPVNNWQGCSV, from the exons atgGTTGTTGCAGAGATCTCTGGggacaaaaatagtaatattctgcAGACGGACATCTTTGCTGGGAACGCCAACCCCACTCCAGTCCACACGAGCAATAAAACTGTGGGCTACAAGGTGCTGGGCCCTTCTCAAAATCTGGG AGATGAGCGTGcttcccttcttgtgtttttcaccatCTATACCTTCACCCTCCTGGGCAACCTCCTCATCCGGCTAATTTTGACAGCTgactccaggctgtgggcacccgtgcatgttttcctgggcgagctctctttcctggatctctgcttctgcagtgtcttccttccaaagatgctggagggcttcctcaagccactgggcatacccatctccttccacagctgcgTGGCCCAGCcgtactcctcccagctgctgggcagggaccaaTGCTTCCTCTACGCTGTCATGTCCTATGGCCACTGCTTGGCTCTCTGCAACCCTCTGTGCTATGGGGCCATCATGCATCGGGCTGTGTGCGTCTGGCTGGTGGCGGGGACTTGGCTGgccagttccc ctcctgctccacatgcaATAATCACCTCCCATTTGGCTTACTGTGGGCACATCCGCCACTTCTTTGGtgatctgccagccctcctggccatggcTTGTGCTGGCACATCTGCCAACAAGGCTGTGATCGTCTTCAGTATTGGGGATGTGACCCttggctgcttcctctccatcctcacttCTTACAGGTGCAGAGCGAGAACCAtcctgcagatctgctgtgcagaaggcaggcaacgagctttctcaacctgtgcttcccatttcactgccatggcctgtttccatggtctgtgtgtctttcacctacatgggaagtgac tgaaagggtcactagacagagtggtggctgttctttacaccgttcttactcccctgctgaaccccttggtttacatcctaagaaacaaggatgtgaaagctgctggtatttgttcacatccagtaaacaactggcagggttgtagtgtttga